From Rhodanobacteraceae bacterium, the proteins below share one genomic window:
- a CDS encoding RNA-binding protein YhbY, translating to MPLTSSQIRYLRGLAHPLKPVLLLGGKGVTAGVLKELEQALDDHELIKVRLGGGDRSERAAELGKLVESSRAETVQTIGHIAVLFRRNDEKPQIALPK from the coding sequence ATGCCGCTTACGTCTTCGCAAATCCGCTACCTGCGCGGCCTCGCGCATCCGCTGAAACCGGTGCTGCTGCTGGGCGGCAAGGGCGTGACCGCGGGCGTGCTGAAGGAACTGGAGCAGGCGCTGGACGACCACGAATTGATCAAGGTCCGCCTGGGCGGCGGCGACCGCAGCGAACGCGCGGCCGAACTCGGCAAGCTGGTCGAATCGAGCCGCGCCGAAACCGTGCAGACCATCGGCCACATCGCGGTGCTGTTCCGGCGCAACGACGAGAAGCCGCAAATCGCGCTGCCGAAGTGA
- a CDS encoding 23S rRNA (uridine(2552)-2'-O)-methyltransferase, producing MARSKSSARWLKEHFGDEFVKRAQAEGFRSRAAFKLDELLDRDKLLTPGMVVVDLGAAPGGWSQLVRQRLGENGRVFALDILPMQGIGGVEFIQGDFREDAVLDALMARLDGTSVDLVLSDMAPNISGIEVADQARAMHLVELAAEFASKCLKPGGSLLVKLFQGRGFDEYVRDLRAGFARVTLRKPKASRARSREVYALATGWKGKQ from the coding sequence GTGGCAAGAAGCAAAAGCAGCGCGCGCTGGTTGAAGGAGCATTTCGGCGACGAGTTCGTGAAGCGGGCGCAGGCCGAAGGCTTCCGCTCGCGCGCCGCGTTCAAGCTGGACGAACTGCTCGACCGCGACAAGCTGCTGACGCCCGGCATGGTGGTGGTGGACTTGGGGGCCGCGCCGGGCGGCTGGTCGCAATTGGTGCGCCAGCGGCTGGGCGAGAACGGCCGCGTGTTCGCGCTGGACATCCTGCCCATGCAAGGCATTGGCGGCGTCGAATTCATCCAGGGCGATTTCCGCGAGGACGCCGTCCTCGATGCCCTGATGGCCAGGCTGGACGGCACGTCCGTGGACCTTGTGCTGTCGGACATGGCGCCCAATATCAGTGGTATCGAAGTGGCGGATCAGGCGCGCGCGATGCATCTGGTGGAACTGGCAGCAGAATTCGCGTCCAAGTGCTTGAAACCTGGAGGTTCCTTGCTGGTCAAACTCTTTCAGGGCCGCGGCTTCGACGAATACGTCCGCGACTTGCGTGCGGGCTTTGCGCGGGTGACACTGCGCAAGCCCAAGGCATCGCGGGCCCGATCACGCGAGGTCTACGCGTTGGCGACAGGATGGAAAGGCAAGCAATGA
- a CDS encoding Murein hydrolase activator NlpD: MFALKPLKPWSAALAACALLAGCASNPAPVANYSFGGSSPPAPATTAAPPVASSSGVQTYGLGGHAAEGGHANGTVGASGYTVARGDTMYSIAFAHGMDVRQLAALNDIPPPYVIHPGQVLKLKSSSTGTVAAGAAAPAPVAQAPAQPATQPPATTQPSAPVFGPVTTQPMTGSGVAPAESESTVAAPAESVAPAAMAAPPPAAVTTPPAAQPAVPTPPSGATRNAGGISWQWPASGKVIGGFQAGGGGDGAGLNIAGNMGDPVRAAAAGTVVYSGNGLIGYGELIIIKHNDTFLSAYGHNSKRLVKEGDHVSAGQEIALMGASGAPRVELHFEIRKDGKPVDPLGYLPGR, translated from the coding sequence ATGTTTGCACTGAAACCATTGAAGCCATGGTCCGCCGCGCTCGCAGCCTGCGCGTTGCTGGCGGGATGCGCATCGAACCCGGCGCCGGTCGCCAACTATTCCTTCGGCGGCAGCAGTCCGCCCGCGCCCGCGACGACAGCAGCGCCGCCCGTGGCAAGCAGCAGCGGCGTGCAGACCTATGGCCTTGGCGGGCACGCCGCTGAAGGCGGACACGCCAACGGAACGGTCGGTGCGTCCGGCTACACCGTGGCGCGCGGCGACACCATGTACAGCATCGCCTTCGCGCATGGCATGGACGTGCGGCAGCTTGCCGCGCTCAACGACATTCCGCCGCCGTACGTGATCCATCCGGGGCAGGTGCTGAAGTTGAAGTCCTCGTCCACCGGAACCGTGGCCGCAGGCGCTGCTGCGCCGGCACCCGTTGCGCAGGCGCCCGCGCAGCCCGCGACGCAGCCGCCCGCCACCACGCAGCCTTCCGCGCCCGTATTCGGTCCTGTCACCACGCAGCCGATGACCGGGAGCGGCGTGGCGCCCGCGGAATCGGAATCGACCGTTGCGGCGCCCGCGGAATCGGTTGCTCCGGCCGCAATGGCAGCGCCGCCCCCCGCCGCGGTTACCACGCCTCCCGCCGCGCAACCCGCGGTGCCGACCCCGCCATCAGGCGCGACGCGCAACGCTGGCGGCATCAGTTGGCAGTGGCCCGCGAGCGGCAAGGTCATCGGCGGCTTCCAGGCCGGCGGCGGCGGCGATGGCGCCGGGCTCAACATCGCGGGCAACATGGGCGACCCGGTGCGCGCGGCGGCGGCGGGCACGGTGGTGTACAGCGGCAACGGCCTGATCGGCTACGGCGAGCTGATCATCATCAAGCACAACGACACGTTCCTTTCCGCTTACGGCCACAACAGCAAGCGGTTGGTGAAGGAAGGCGATCACGTCAGCGCCGGACAAGAAATCGCGCTGATGGGCGCGTCGGGTGCGCCTCGCGTCGAGCTGCACTTCGAAATCCGCAAGGACGGCAAGCCGGTCGATCCGCTGGGGTATTTGCCGGGGCGTTAG
- a CDS encoding MerR family transcriptional regulator gives MLDQGNNNELPAIPAKRYFTIGEVSELCAVKPHVLRYWEQEFPALNPVKRRGNRRYYQRHDVLMIRQIRALLYDQGFTITGARARLEGQQGRMEASISQQIVHQMRLELEQLLQLLRDPIRKV, from the coding sequence ATGCTGGACCAGGGCAACAATAACGAGCTCCCCGCCATCCCCGCCAAACGGTACTTCACCATTGGCGAGGTCAGCGAGCTGTGCGCGGTCAAGCCGCACGTGCTGCGTTACTGGGAGCAGGAATTTCCCGCCCTGAACCCGGTCAAGCGTCGCGGCAACCGGCGCTATTACCAGCGCCACGACGTGCTGATGATCCGCCAGATCCGCGCGCTGCTGTACGATCAGGGTTTCACCATCACCGGTGCGCGCGCGCGCCTGGAAGGCCAGCAGGGCCGAATGGAGGCCAGCATCTCGCAGCAGATCGTGCACCAGATGCGGCTCGAGCTCGAACAACTGCTGCAACTGCTGCGTGATCCGATCCGCAAGGTTTGA
- a CDS encoding Integration host factor alpha subunit, with protein MTLTKAEMAERLFLDVGLNKREARECVDAFFEVLREALERGEQVKLSGFGNFDLRNKNQRPGRNPKTGEEIPISARRVVTFRPGQKLKLRVENHAGPGQQ; from the coding sequence ATGACGCTGACCAAGGCAGAAATGGCCGAGCGCCTGTTTCTCGACGTGGGCCTCAACAAGCGTGAAGCCAGGGAATGTGTGGACGCCTTTTTCGAGGTGTTGCGCGAGGCACTCGAACGGGGGGAGCAGGTCAAGCTTTCCGGTTTCGGCAACTTTGACTTGCGCAACAAGAATCAGCGGCCCGGACGAAATCCGAAGACCGGCGAGGAGATTCCGATTTCCGCGCGACGGGTGGTGACGTTCCGTCCGGGCCAGAAGCTGAAACTGAGGGTCGAGAACCATGCTGGACCAGGGCAACAATAA
- a CDS encoding Cell division-associated, ATP-dependent zinc metalloprotease FtsH, with product MKPPMSELAKQGLLWVAVAVIVLLVYQSLSPRLAGSEQQMSYSEFVTQVKNDNVASITLSANLPTVVTGKLKDGSSLRTVVPVVDDTTLLPLLESHRVQTTQKPGDNGFSLWRLLLDWGPILIFIAILIWFMRQMQAGAGGRGAMSFGRSRAKLQGEDQIKVTFNDVAGCEEAKEEVSELVDFLRDPSKFTKLGGKIPRGVLMVGSPGTGKTLLAKAIAGEAKVPFFSISGSDFVEMFVGVGAARVRDMFEQAKKHAPCIIFIDEIDAVGRHRGAGLGGGHDEREQTLNQLLVEMDGFEGSEGVIVIAATNRPDVLDPALLRPGRFDRQVVVPLPDLKGREQILKVHMRKVPVSADVDPMVIARGTPGFSGADLANLVNEAALFAARENARDVRMDFFERAKDKIMMGSERRSMIMSEDEKKLTAYHESGHAIVGLSVPDHDPVHKVTIIPRGRALGVTMFLPEQDRYSHSKLSLESKLASLFGGRVAEELIFGAEKVTTGASNDIQRATQLARDMVTKYGLSTALGPMTYSEEEDEVFLGRSVTQHKNVSDETARKIDVAVREVIDAAYNKARQILTDDIEKLHAMSAALLQYETIDRDQIAAIMEGREPGPPRDWHPRDSNTGMGGGKPAPAPGVAPAPSSHPAGQH from the coding sequence ATGAAGCCTCCGATGAGTGAGCTCGCCAAACAGGGCCTGCTGTGGGTGGCCGTGGCCGTGATCGTGCTGCTGGTGTACCAGAGCCTCAGCCCGCGCCTCGCCGGCAGCGAGCAGCAGATGTCCTATTCCGAGTTCGTGACGCAGGTGAAGAACGACAACGTCGCTTCGATCACCCTGAGCGCGAACCTGCCGACTGTGGTGACCGGCAAGCTCAAGGACGGCAGTTCGCTGCGCACGGTCGTGCCGGTGGTCGATGACACGACGTTGCTGCCGTTGCTGGAATCCCATCGCGTCCAGACCACCCAGAAGCCGGGCGACAACGGCTTCTCGTTGTGGCGCTTGCTGCTGGATTGGGGCCCGATCCTCATCTTCATCGCGATCCTGATCTGGTTCATGCGCCAGATGCAGGCGGGCGCGGGCGGACGCGGGGCGATGAGCTTCGGACGTTCGCGTGCCAAGCTGCAGGGCGAGGACCAGATCAAGGTCACCTTCAATGACGTGGCCGGCTGCGAGGAAGCCAAGGAAGAGGTTTCCGAACTGGTCGACTTCCTGCGCGATCCGTCCAAGTTCACCAAGCTGGGCGGCAAGATCCCGCGCGGCGTGCTGATGGTCGGCTCGCCCGGCACCGGCAAGACGCTGCTGGCCAAAGCCATTGCCGGCGAGGCCAAGGTGCCGTTCTTCTCGATCTCCGGTTCCGACTTCGTCGAGATGTTCGTCGGCGTCGGCGCCGCGCGCGTGCGCGACATGTTCGAGCAGGCCAAGAAGCACGCGCCTTGCATCATCTTCATCGACGAGATCGACGCGGTCGGCCGCCATCGCGGCGCCGGCCTCGGCGGCGGGCACGACGAGCGCGAGCAGACCCTGAACCAGTTGCTGGTCGAGATGGACGGTTTCGAAGGCTCGGAAGGCGTGATCGTGATCGCCGCCACCAACCGCCCCGACGTGCTCGATCCCGCGCTGCTGCGCCCGGGCCGTTTCGACCGCCAGGTCGTGGTGCCGCTGCCGGATTTGAAGGGCCGCGAGCAGATCCTGAAGGTGCACATGCGCAAGGTGCCGGTCTCGGCCGACGTCGATCCGATGGTGATCGCGCGCGGCACGCCGGGTTTCTCGGGCGCTGATCTTGCCAACCTCGTGAACGAGGCCGCGCTGTTCGCGGCGCGCGAGAACGCGCGCGACGTGCGCATGGATTTCTTCGAGCGCGCCAAGGACAAGATCATGATGGGCTCCGAACGGCGCTCCATGATCATGAGCGAGGACGAGAAGAAGCTCACCGCGTACCACGAATCCGGCCACGCGATCGTCGGCCTGTCGGTGCCCGACCACGATCCGGTGCACAAGGTCACGATCATCCCGCGCGGCCGCGCGCTGGGCGTCACGATGTTCCTGCCCGAGCAGGACCGCTACAGCCACAGCAAGCTGTCGCTGGAATCGAAATTGGCCAGCCTGTTCGGCGGCCGCGTCGCCGAGGAGTTGATCTTCGGTGCGGAGAAGGTCACCACCGGCGCGTCCAACGACATCCAGCGTGCGACGCAACTCGCGCGCGACATGGTCACCAAGTACGGTTTGTCGACCGCGCTCGGCCCGATGACGTATTCGGAAGAAGAGGACGAGGTGTTCCTCGGCCGTTCGGTCACGCAGCACAAGAACGTGTCGGACGAAACCGCTCGCAAGATCGACGTGGCGGTGCGCGAGGTGATCGACGCCGCCTACAACAAGGCGCGCCAGATCCTCACCGACGACATCGAGAAGCTGCACGCGATGTCCGCAGCGCTGCTGCAGTACGAAACCATCGACCGGGACCAGATCGCCGCGATCATGGAAGGCCGCGAACCCGGCCCACCGCGCGACTGGCATCCACGCGACAGCAATACCGGCATGGGCGGAGGCAAGCCCGCGCCCGCGCCGGGCGTGGCGCCCGCGCCGTCGAGCCATCCGGCCGGTCAACATTAG
- a CDS encoding D-3-phosphoglycerate dehydrogenase: MKTSFPKKDIKIVLLEGIHPSAVEAFRNAGYSHIEQHEKALPRAELFGAITDAHIVGLRSRTQLDAEAIAHTRRLLAIGCFCIGTNQVDLRGARELGVPVFNAPYSNTRSVAELVIAEAILLMRRVPERNAECHRGGWAKSADGCFEVRGKTLGIVGYGHIGTQVGVLAESLGMHVLFHDVEAKLALGNAQPARDLDDLLTRSDLVTLHVPQTRETAGMIGKDEIARMRRGAMLINASRGNVVDIDALAAALRDKHLAGAAVDVFPKEPKGRDEEFVSPLRDFDNVLLTPHVGGSTQEAQLNIGTEVASKLVRYSDNGSTLSAVNFPEVNLPEHQGSRRLLHIHHNVPGVLSRINEVFSAGGVNINGQHLQTEGDLGYVVIDVSAPKAQADSLREQLAAIPGTVRTRLLY, from the coding sequence ATGAAGACCTCGTTCCCGAAGAAGGACATCAAGATCGTGCTGCTGGAAGGCATCCATCCGAGCGCGGTGGAAGCCTTCCGGAATGCCGGCTACAGCCACATCGAGCAACACGAGAAAGCGCTGCCGCGCGCGGAACTGTTCGGCGCGATCACCGACGCGCACATCGTCGGGTTGCGTTCGCGCACGCAACTCGACGCCGAGGCGATCGCGCACACGCGGCGCCTGCTGGCGATCGGCTGCTTCTGCATCGGCACCAACCAGGTCGACCTGCGCGGCGCGCGCGAGCTTGGCGTGCCGGTGTTCAACGCGCCGTACTCGAACACGCGCAGCGTCGCGGAACTGGTGATCGCCGAAGCGATCCTGCTGATGCGGCGGGTGCCGGAACGCAACGCCGAGTGCCATCGCGGCGGCTGGGCGAAATCGGCGGATGGCTGCTTCGAAGTGCGCGGCAAGACGCTCGGCATCGTCGGCTACGGCCACATCGGCACCCAGGTCGGCGTGCTGGCCGAATCGCTGGGGATGCACGTGCTGTTCCACGATGTCGAAGCCAAGCTGGCGCTCGGCAATGCGCAACCGGCGCGCGACCTCGATGACCTGCTCACGCGTTCCGACCTCGTCACGCTGCACGTGCCGCAGACCCGCGAGACCGCGGGCATGATCGGCAAGGATGAAATCGCACGCATGCGCCGCGGCGCGATGCTGATCAACGCCTCGCGCGGCAACGTGGTGGACATCGATGCCTTGGCCGCGGCCTTGCGCGACAAGCACCTCGCAGGCGCGGCGGTGGACGTGTTCCCGAAGGAACCCAAGGGCCGCGACGAGGAATTCGTCTCGCCGCTGCGCGACTTCGACAACGTGCTGCTGACCCCGCACGTCGGCGGCAGCACCCAGGAAGCGCAGCTCAACATCGGCACCGAAGTCGCATCCAAGCTGGTGCGCTACAGCGACAACGGCTCGACGCTCTCCGCGGTCAACTTTCCCGAGGTCAACCTGCCCGAACACCAGGGCAGCCGCCGCCTGCTGCACATCCACCACAACGTGCCGGGCGTGCTTTCACGCATCAACGAAGTGTTCTCGGCCGGCGGCGTCAACATCAACGGCCAGCACCTGCAGACCGAAGGCGACCTCGGCTATGTCGTGATCGACGTGTCGGCGCCGAAGGCGCAGGCGGATTCCCTGCGCGAACAGCTCGCGGCGATCCCCGGCACCGTGCGCACGCGCTTGCTGTACTGA
- a CDS encoding Proline iminopeptidase, which produces MDMPGNRRDLYPEIEPFDSGMLRVSDLHTLYYEQCGNPHGKPAVFLHGGPGAGCNAKCRRFFDPKVYRIVLFDQRGCGRSRPHAELRENTTWDLVADIERLREHLRIERWQVFGGSWGSTLALAYAETHPQRATELVLRGIFMLRRAELEWFYQKGCDMLYPDAWEKYLAAIPEDEHGDLIMAYHKRLTSSDSAVRLAAARAWSVWEASTSFLLQNDGYIAASAGDEFALAFAGIENHYFVNRGFFEHDDQLLRDAHRLQGIPAVIVQGRYDVVCPIRSAWDLHRAWPGADLRIVADAGHSAFEPGNTHELIGATDRFRDRAA; this is translated from the coding sequence ATGGATATGCCGGGCAACCGCCGCGACCTGTACCCCGAGATCGAGCCGTTCGACAGCGGCATGCTGCGGGTGTCGGACCTGCACACGCTGTACTACGAACAGTGCGGCAACCCGCACGGCAAGCCGGCGGTGTTCCTGCACGGCGGCCCGGGTGCGGGCTGCAACGCCAAGTGCCGGCGGTTCTTCGATCCCAAGGTCTACCGGATCGTGCTGTTCGACCAGCGCGGTTGTGGGCGCTCGAGGCCGCACGCCGAATTGCGCGAGAACACCACGTGGGATCTGGTCGCCGACATCGAACGCCTGCGCGAGCATCTGCGCATCGAGCGCTGGCAGGTGTTCGGCGGCTCGTGGGGTTCGACGCTGGCGCTGGCTTACGCGGAGACGCATCCCCAACGGGCGACCGAACTGGTGCTGCGCGGCATCTTCATGCTGCGGCGCGCGGAACTGGAATGGTTCTACCAGAAAGGCTGCGACATGCTGTATCCGGACGCGTGGGAAAAATACCTCGCCGCGATTCCGGAGGACGAACACGGCGACTTGATCATGGCCTACCACAAGCGGCTCACTTCCAGTGATTCCGCGGTGCGGCTCGCCGCCGCGCGCGCCTGGTCGGTGTGGGAAGCCTCCACGAGTTTCCTGCTGCAGAACGACGGCTACATTGCGGCGAGCGCCGGCGACGAATTCGCGCTGGCGTTCGCGGGCATCGAGAACCATTACTTCGTCAATCGTGGTTTCTTCGAGCACGACGACCAGCTTCTGCGCGATGCGCACCGCCTGCAGGGCATTCCCGCGGTGATCGTGCAGGGCCGCTACGACGTGGTGTGCCCGATCCGCAGCGCGTGGGACCTGCACCGCGCATGGCCGGGAGCCGACCTGCGCATCGTCGCCGATGCGGGCCATTCCGCCTTCGAACCGGGCAATACGCACGAACTGATCGGTGCGACCGATCGTTTTCGCGATCGCGCGGCGTGA